Proteins encoded within one genomic window of Phototrophicus methaneseepsis:
- a CDS encoding tetratricopeptide repeat protein yields the protein MTSDYFQQGVAYLQDEAYDEAIEAFTKALRLTLGDLAMALLYRGEAYAFKGDFPRAMADFNEALRQNAYLTEAYNERGNLRRFMGDFQGAIEDQSAALTLEPSYPEAYYNRALAYEALNQFEAAEADLSQVIQLNPGIAVAHEMRGRMRVNLNDLDGAVADLQRYLRMGGGREYDNHSETQSLIFTLQLRRLVRKVIPFA from the coding sequence TTGACGAGCGATTACTTCCAGCAGGGTGTGGCATACTTGCAGGACGAGGCCTACGATGAGGCGATTGAAGCATTCACGAAGGCCCTGCGCCTGACATTGGGCGACCTGGCAATGGCGCTGCTATACCGGGGAGAAGCCTATGCGTTTAAAGGTGATTTCCCAAGGGCCATGGCTGATTTTAACGAGGCCCTGCGTCAGAACGCCTATCTGACAGAAGCCTATAATGAGCGCGGGAACCTGCGGCGCTTTATGGGCGACTTCCAGGGGGCAATTGAGGACCAATCTGCTGCTTTGACCCTGGAACCGAGTTATCCAGAAGCTTATTATAACCGCGCACTCGCCTATGAGGCCCTGAACCAGTTTGAAGCTGCCGAGGCTGATCTCAGCCAGGTGATCCAACTCAATCCGGGTATTGCCGTGGCCCACGAGATGCGGGGCCGCATGCGTGTAAACCTCAATGATTTGGATGGGGCTGTTGCGGATTTGCAGCGCTATCTGCGTATGGGTGGCGGGCGCGAGTACGATAATCACAGCGAAACACAAAGCCTGATCTTCACATTACAACTGCGCCGTCTGGTGCGTAAAGTGATTCCATTTGCATAG
- a CDS encoding tetratricopeptide repeat protein produces the protein MSSDHITTLVARAQAQIDRRDYVAAITSFTQALAQEERPDVLVSRGLLHYMLNNNQEAAFDFLRALELDPALVDAYINLGTVRLRMGETAAAIASYDMAIQLDKHNEEAYCRRAAANASRSEWQRAIEDYSEAIRLNPENPDYYYSRATLHYNLGDFHAAIADCTAAINLGMRYPQVYKARGSGWATIGEYEKAIADYNEVIAFDKRDGDAYYNRGVVYYQSDQLEKALSDFNRALKLSGDNAQVLYARGSVYMEQGDYRAARTDFRNALKLNDNLVAAYYKRGVAYQRLGQLEQAMDTLTEAIDRAPQDPLYRVARGEIALEMGDPESAMLDYKRALLLQTDPTAVLSSSILAGLALVYYALDDDEQARKMWEMLSERDDQYREPALAGEHFGWSEMLIGQAQTMLAAFED, from the coding sequence ATGTCATCTGATCACATCACGACCCTGGTTGCACGTGCACAGGCCCAGATTGACCGCCGCGATTATGTTGCGGCCATCACCAGCTTTACACAGGCGCTGGCCCAGGAAGAGCGGCCCGATGTGCTCGTCAGTCGCGGGCTGCTGCACTACATGCTCAACAACAACCAGGAAGCCGCTTTTGATTTCTTACGTGCGCTGGAACTGGACCCGGCACTTGTCGATGCTTATATCAACCTGGGGACGGTGCGCTTGAGAATGGGCGAAACCGCTGCGGCTATTGCCAGCTATGATATGGCGATCCAGCTTGATAAACACAATGAAGAAGCCTACTGTCGGCGTGCTGCTGCGAATGCATCCCGCAGCGAGTGGCAGCGTGCGATTGAGGATTATTCCGAAGCGATCCGCCTCAACCCTGAGAACCCCGATTATTATTACAGCCGCGCCACATTGCACTATAACCTGGGCGATTTCCACGCGGCGATTGCTGATTGTACAGCAGCGATCAACCTGGGTATGCGTTACCCACAGGTCTATAAAGCGAGGGGCAGCGGCTGGGCGACGATTGGTGAGTATGAAAAGGCAATTGCAGATTACAACGAGGTGATTGCTTTTGATAAGCGCGATGGAGATGCCTATTACAATAGAGGCGTCGTCTATTATCAGAGCGACCAGCTCGAGAAGGCGCTCTCGGATTTTAACCGGGCGCTGAAGCTCAGCGGGGATAATGCGCAGGTGCTTTATGCGCGGGGCTCCGTTTACATGGAGCAAGGTGACTATCGTGCAGCGCGCACAGACTTCCGCAATGCGCTTAAGTTGAATGATAATCTGGTGGCTGCTTACTATAAGCGTGGCGTGGCGTATCAGCGCCTGGGCCAGCTAGAACAGGCCATGGATACGCTGACAGAAGCCATTGACCGGGCACCCCAGGACCCGCTTTATCGCGTGGCACGGGGCGAGATTGCCTTAGAGATGGGCGACCCTGAGAGCGCTATGCTGGATTATAAGCGGGCTTTGCTGCTGCAAACAGACCCCACTGCTGTGCTGAGTAGTTCGATATTGGCTGGGCTGGCTCTAGTCTATTATGCGTTGGATGATGACGAACAAGCCCGGAAGATGTGGGAAATGCTCAGCGAACGCGACGATCAATATCGTGAACCTGCTCTGGCCGGGGAGCACTTTGGCTGGTCCGAGATGCTGATTGGGCAGGCACAAACGATGCTGGCTGCCTTTGAGGATTAA
- a CDS encoding tetratricopeptide repeat protein, translating to MSPLFKRSLRVFLVSFLIFTLFGALMQFSPILAILMILVLFVLPVVYIYFVYQHGLFLMMRGQIQQAINHFTRVLNMRLPANRAFLWSRLAALKHATGDVKGAIDAYSEAIKLAPNDPSLYAVRSALHITERDYVQALSDADRLLQINPDSEVAYGNRANANIYLGNYDQAIEDCNQGLAVKNTPVGEALLYNNRGTAQRMKGNYTTALSDYNMALSITLPESGQRMVHPSVRTNQGIIYVLQGDFDQARAFFKLALKQHPDFPRAQAALATLHELLGDTAAALREWQPLLERDAQYGNVDHALRELQFPSSMADAVRHLLAARLAG from the coding sequence ATGTCCCCTTTATTCAAGCGTAGTTTGCGTGTTTTTCTCGTCAGTTTCCTCATTTTTACGCTGTTTGGCGCTTTAATGCAGTTCAGTCCCATTCTGGCAATCCTGATGATCCTGGTCCTGTTTGTGCTGCCTGTAGTGTATATCTATTTTGTGTATCAGCATGGCCTGTTCTTGATGATGCGCGGCCAGATACAGCAGGCGATCAATCACTTTACGCGGGTGCTGAATATGCGCCTCCCGGCGAATCGTGCCTTTTTATGGAGCCGCCTGGCGGCTCTCAAACATGCAACAGGCGATGTGAAGGGCGCGATTGACGCTTACAGTGAGGCGATTAAGCTGGCCCCCAATGATCCGTCGTTGTATGCTGTACGGTCCGCGTTACACATTACTGAGCGCGATTATGTCCAGGCGCTTAGTGATGCTGATCGTCTGCTCCAAATTAACCCGGATAGCGAAGTTGCTTATGGGAACCGTGCCAATGCCAATATCTACCTGGGCAATTATGATCAGGCCATTGAAGATTGCAATCAGGGGTTAGCTGTCAAAAATACGCCCGTGGGCGAGGCCTTACTCTATAACAATCGTGGTACTGCCCAGCGTATGAAAGGCAATTACACAACAGCGCTATCAGATTACAACATGGCCCTGTCTATTACGCTGCCGGAATCGGGTCAGCGTATGGTGCACCCGTCTGTGCGTACCAATCAGGGTATTATCTATGTGCTTCAGGGTGATTTTGATCAGGCGCGGGCTTTCTTCAAGCTGGCCTTAAAGCAGCACCCGGATTTCCCACGGGCGCAGGCCGCGTTAGCGACCCTGCATGAATTGTTGGGAGATACAGCCGCTGCGCTGAGAGAGTGGCAGCCTCTTTTGGAGCGAGATGCACAGTATGGTAATGTGGACCACGCCCTGCGTGAACTACAGTTTCCTTCCAGCATGGCGGATGCTGTCCGTCACCTGTTAGCTGCGCGCCTCGCAGGGTAA
- a CDS encoding acyl-[acyl-carrier-protein] thioesterase — translation MPRTYTRHFRVRHYECDIYGHLNNVNYVRYMQEAALDASADAGWPVARYDRIGHGWFVRETEIDYLKPLSHTERVGITTWVEDVRRVRSLRRYEFRREGEDDLAARASSEWVYINLETHQPTHVPDEVIYAYAPEGPPEHTNSRGHFPTLPPQPAGAFTQRHHVAWRDLDTAGHMNNACYLEYFEDAAAEFARPYGWPIQRMIEAGFGMVLRHMHIQYLQPALLDEEIEVATWFSGLHSFRVNRHFTMTRIRDGALLARATSLWVCIDLATKRPMRAPKAYVEACAPNGALTSDSGHRR, via the coding sequence ATGCCGCGTACTTATACGCGTCACTTCCGCGTACGCCACTACGAGTGTGATATTTACGGCCATCTCAATAACGTCAATTACGTCCGCTATATGCAAGAAGCCGCTCTGGATGCCTCCGCCGATGCCGGGTGGCCTGTGGCGCGTTATGACCGCATTGGGCATGGCTGGTTCGTCCGAGAAACAGAGATTGACTATCTAAAGCCACTCTCCCATACAGAGCGCGTTGGCATCACCACCTGGGTGGAAGATGTGCGCCGTGTGCGCTCGCTGCGCCGCTATGAATTCCGCCGCGAAGGCGAAGATGACTTAGCGGCACGGGCCAGCTCGGAATGGGTCTATATCAATTTAGAGACACACCAACCCACCCATGTGCCCGATGAAGTCATCTATGCTTATGCCCCGGAAGGCCCCCCAGAACATACCAACAGCAGGGGGCACTTCCCGACATTGCCACCTCAGCCCGCAGGGGCCTTCACTCAGCGGCATCATGTCGCATGGCGAGACCTTGATACCGCCGGGCACATGAATAACGCCTGCTATCTGGAGTATTTTGAAGACGCAGCAGCAGAATTTGCACGGCCTTATGGCTGGCCTATCCAGCGGATGATCGAAGCGGGTTTTGGGATGGTACTGCGCCATATGCACATTCAGTACCTGCAGCCCGCCCTGCTAGACGAAGAAATCGAGGTTGCGACGTGGTTCAGTGGGCTGCACAGCTTCCGCGTGAACCGTCACTTTACCATGACGCGCATCCGGGATGGCGCTCTGTTAGCGCGTGCCACCAGCCTGTGGGTCTGCATTGATCTGGCAACCAAGCGCCCCATGCGCGCACCCAAAGCATATGTCGAGGCCTGCGCACCCAATGGCGCCCTCACATCGGATTCAGGCCATAGGCGCTAA
- a CDS encoding M3 family oligoendopeptidase, with amino-acid sequence MNALPDSALDMLDWTWEQYKPYADALLEQEVTDETVEQWLADWSAFGRLLYETYNRLYVALTVDTTDEAVEARFNRFIEDVMPEMQVVTDQLNRKLLESGLEPEALEVPLRGIRAQVEIFREANIPLFVEEQKLGNEYDKIAGAQTIEWEGEEKTLAQMAPVFMSTDREKREKAFRAIVARRLEDREKLNELWTKLFKLRQQVAANAGFDNFLEYQWKALGRFDYTPEDARRLQQSILDVVVPAVERINERRRKRMGLDVLKQWDLDVDPQGREALTPFKKGDELAAGAATIFNQVDPELGAYFQEMRDGGLLDLDNRKGKAPGGYCTTYSHIKKPFIFMNAVGIHDDVQTMLHEAGHAFHAFEAAHLPYMQQDDPPMEFAEVASMSMELLAAPYLTKDNGGFYSEEEAARARVEHLESNLVFWPYMAIVDAFQHWVYTSGDAAMDPANCDAKWTELWHQYKRGVDYTGLEDWVATGWQRKLHIYQLPFYYIEYGLAQLGATQVWGNSLKDQAAALNEYRQALSLGGTATLPDLFTAAGAKLAFDAETLGEAVALTEKTLAELDPEA; translated from the coding sequence ATGAATGCACTGCCTGACAGCGCACTCGATATGCTCGATTGGACGTGGGAGCAGTACAAGCCCTATGCGGATGCCCTGCTCGAACAGGAAGTAACGGACGAAACCGTCGAGCAGTGGTTAGCGGATTGGTCCGCTTTTGGCCGCTTGCTGTACGAAACATACAACCGCCTCTATGTAGCCCTGACCGTCGATACAACCGATGAAGCAGTCGAAGCACGTTTCAATCGCTTTATTGAAGACGTCATGCCTGAAATGCAGGTTGTGACTGACCAGCTCAACCGGAAATTGCTGGAAAGTGGTCTGGAGCCGGAAGCGCTGGAGGTCCCGCTGCGGGGGATTCGTGCTCAGGTCGAAATCTTCCGAGAAGCCAATATCCCGCTCTTTGTGGAAGAGCAAAAGCTTGGCAATGAGTATGACAAAATTGCGGGCGCTCAGACCATCGAATGGGAAGGCGAAGAGAAGACGCTCGCCCAGATGGCCCCTGTCTTCATGAGTACAGACCGGGAGAAACGCGAAAAAGCTTTCCGGGCTATTGTGGCGCGCCGCCTGGAAGATCGTGAGAAGCTCAACGAATTGTGGACGAAGCTGTTCAAGCTGCGCCAGCAGGTGGCGGCCAACGCCGGGTTTGATAACTTCCTGGAATATCAGTGGAAGGCGTTAGGGCGCTTCGACTATACGCCGGAAGATGCGCGCCGTTTGCAGCAGTCCATCCTGGATGTGGTGGTGCCCGCTGTAGAGCGCATCAATGAACGTCGCCGCAAGCGTATGGGCCTGGATGTGCTCAAACAATGGGACCTTGATGTTGACCCCCAAGGCCGAGAAGCACTCACGCCTTTTAAGAAGGGCGACGAACTCGCTGCTGGTGCTGCGACGATCTTCAACCAGGTGGACCCGGAACTCGGTGCTTACTTCCAGGAAATGCGCGATGGCGGTTTGCTGGACCTCGATAACCGTAAGGGCAAGGCCCCTGGTGGTTACTGTACCACTTACAGCCATATCAAGAAGCCGTTCATCTTCATGAATGCAGTGGGTATCCATGATGATGTACAGACGATGCTGCACGAAGCGGGGCACGCCTTCCATGCTTTTGAGGCGGCACATCTGCCTTATATGCAGCAGGACGACCCCCCAATGGAATTCGCAGAAGTGGCGTCTATGTCCATGGAACTGCTGGCGGCTCCTTATCTGACGAAAGACAACGGCGGCTTTTACAGCGAAGAAGAAGCGGCACGTGCTCGTGTTGAGCATCTTGAGAGCAATCTCGTTTTCTGGCCGTATATGGCGATTGTCGATGCATTCCAGCATTGGGTCTATACCAGTGGGGATGCTGCCATGGACCCGGCTAACTGCGATGCAAAGTGGACTGAGTTATGGCATCAGTACAAGCGCGGTGTCGACTATACAGGCCTTGAAGATTGGGTCGCGACAGGTTGGCAGCGTAAACTGCACATCTACCAACTGCCGTTCTATTACATCGAATATGGGCTGGCACAGTTGGGTGCGACACAGGTCTGGGGCAATTCGCTCAAGGACCAGGCCGCCGCATTGAATGAATATCGTCAGGCGCTCTCACTTGGGGGCACGGCGACGCTGCCAGATTTGTTTACAGCGGCGGGGGCCAAATTAGCTTTCGATGCAGAGACATTAGGTGAGGCCGTCGCACTCACGGAAAAGACGTTGGCAGAACTTGATCCGGAGGCATAA
- a CDS encoding tetratricopeptide repeat protein has translation MTTQPELETELKSQLSQIEALMEGGEIDEAMDQLDELLEKDDKLAPAYHLRGVAYLELENIKEALHDLNMALRLDRQNPDYLVSRGRLHVVRNDANEAMSDFKRALKFDPHHADAYIERGELWRQKGNLVKAEADFNAAVEHNPDNGEAIYSRGIIFADMNRHADALADYNRALELMDDDTDVYTSRGAAYFYLDNLEAAKTDFTKAIELDETNAGAFNNRAVVEFIENDYDAAFKDYETALELMPTERILLGGLAITHHAMGHDEEAIKFWTAIMEIDRRYRDADYAGREFLWPEPLIAEARKLVKKL, from the coding sequence ATGACGACACAACCTGAACTAGAAACTGAATTGAAAAGTCAGCTTAGCCAGATTGAAGCCCTGATGGAAGGCGGCGAGATCGACGAAGCGATGGATCAATTGGATGAACTGCTAGAAAAAGACGATAAGCTGGCGCCAGCCTATCATCTGCGCGGCGTGGCCTACCTGGAACTGGAAAATATCAAGGAAGCGCTGCATGACCTGAATATGGCTCTCCGCCTTGACCGCCAGAACCCAGATTATCTGGTCAGCCGGGGCCGCCTGCACGTCGTCCGTAATGATGCCAACGAAGCCATGAGCGACTTCAAACGTGCGCTGAAGTTTGACCCCCATCATGCCGACGCCTATATTGAGCGCGGCGAATTGTGGCGGCAGAAGGGTAATCTTGTTAAGGCAGAAGCTGATTTTAATGCGGCTGTTGAACATAACCCCGATAATGGGGAAGCTATTTACAGCCGTGGCATCATCTTCGCGGATATGAACCGCCATGCAGATGCCCTGGCAGACTATAATCGCGCGCTGGAATTGATGGATGATGATACGGACGTTTACACCAGCCGGGGCGCGGCCTACTTCTACCTGGATAACCTGGAAGCGGCCAAAACAGACTTCACCAAAGCGATTGAACTGGATGAGACCAACGCAGGGGCCTTTAATAACCGCGCCGTGGTCGAGTTCATCGAAAACGATTACGATGCGGCATTCAAAGATTATGAGACAGCGCTAGAGCTCATGCCGACGGAGCGCATTCTCTTAGGTGGCCTGGCGATTACCCACCATGCTATGGGCCATGACGAAGAAGCGATCAAGTTCTGGACGGCGATCATGGAAATTGACCGTCGTTACAGAGATGCCGACTACGCAGGCCGTGAATTCCTATGGCCGGAGCCGCTCATCGCAGAAGCGCGCAAACTGGTGAAAAAGCTGTAA
- a CDS encoding MASE1 domain-containing protein, with protein MDKYSEMGKVGKSQTISLPPQINKQFAYIGKILVFGAVYFLAARVGYLAPFDGAIATLIWPASALSLAVLVIWGWQFWPGIALGALLVTISNHNSLTLTLAFAVTQTVEPLIGALILSKRSRFNRSLASLSDVFQFVLVGALITPLVGAILGSISFAISPEPSPPTTQLLWHWWLGHAISYISMVPAVLTIYESPRFNWHYQQVAEFLSAMGLLIITAILVFVRLPDLTGNYPLVHAVFPFVMWIAMRFTAREVSIASLVVTIIALLGTVNGSGPFSRPETDLNLILLATFVGSVVVIALIICAILNERRIDRQSLKSANEILEQHVQQRTAALLQTNQKLQQEIEDRKKIEQQLAHAHEETLEALKTKSQILANVSHDARTPLNIITLYTEMLQRELHGPLTDRQRESLDIILGSSHELLNFINNLLDEAQLQSKRIKAVYQLTNVSEWLMTRTQYFKKLAERKNLTFDVIYDKNLPAEQKIDTEGLKQIIDNLISNALKFTKQGGITVHALSLDKTRWGLHIQDTGSGIPQEALQFLFDPFWQLDGSTTREINRGVGLGLSIVRQRVELLNGTIEVTSEEGQGTTFSLTLPIVNSAQEIPDERTYERESTTDIPR; from the coding sequence ATGGATAAGTACAGCGAAATGGGAAAAGTGGGAAAAAGCCAAACAATTTCATTACCGCCGCAGATAAATAAGCAGTTTGCTTATATCGGGAAAATCCTGGTATTTGGCGCTGTCTACTTCCTGGCGGCTAGAGTGGGTTACTTAGCACCATTTGATGGCGCAATTGCTACGCTGATATGGCCTGCCAGTGCCCTCAGCCTTGCGGTATTGGTCATATGGGGTTGGCAATTTTGGCCTGGGATCGCCCTGGGGGCATTACTCGTCACCATATCAAACCATAATTCACTGACTCTGACGCTCGCATTCGCTGTCACACAAACAGTCGAACCACTTATTGGCGCACTCATTCTCTCGAAGAGATCCCGCTTTAATCGTTCTCTGGCATCCTTATCCGATGTGTTCCAGTTTGTGCTTGTCGGAGCGCTTATCACGCCCCTGGTTGGTGCTATCCTTGGCTCCATATCCTTTGCCATCAGCCCAGAGCCCTCGCCACCAACAACACAGTTATTATGGCATTGGTGGTTAGGACATGCGATTAGCTATATCAGTATGGTACCTGCGGTCTTAACAATCTACGAAAGCCCACGTTTTAACTGGCACTATCAACAAGTGGCAGAATTTCTATCCGCGATGGGCTTACTCATCATCACGGCGATCCTCGTATTCGTCCGCCTGCCAGACCTGACAGGTAACTATCCGCTGGTACACGCGGTATTCCCTTTTGTGATGTGGATTGCGATGCGCTTCACAGCCAGGGAAGTTTCTATCGCCAGCCTCGTGGTGACGATTATCGCCCTGCTTGGGACTGTCAACGGCAGCGGGCCCTTCTCTCGGCCAGAAACAGACCTCAATCTGATCTTACTGGCGACTTTTGTCGGCTCTGTGGTTGTGATCGCCCTCATTATTTGCGCCATCCTGAACGAACGCCGTATAGATCGCCAATCGCTAAAATCAGCAAATGAAATCCTGGAACAGCACGTCCAACAGCGTACGGCAGCCCTACTACAGACCAATCAAAAGCTCCAGCAAGAGATTGAAGATCGCAAAAAGATAGAGCAGCAGCTCGCCCATGCACACGAAGAAACGCTGGAAGCGCTCAAGACCAAGAGCCAGATCCTGGCAAACGTGAGCCATGATGCTCGTACACCGCTAAATATCATCACGCTGTATACAGAGATGCTCCAGCGGGAGCTCCATGGGCCGCTGACGGATCGCCAGCGCGAATCCCTTGACATCATTCTAGGAAGTTCGCACGAGTTGTTGAATTTCATCAACAATTTACTCGACGAAGCGCAGTTACAATCAAAACGGATTAAAGCGGTTTATCAACTCACCAATGTATCTGAGTGGTTGATGACGCGCACCCAGTACTTTAAAAAACTAGCCGAACGCAAAAATCTGACATTCGATGTGATCTATGACAAAAACTTGCCTGCTGAGCAAAAAATTGATACTGAGGGACTCAAACAAATCATCGATAATTTGATCAGCAATGCGTTGAAGTTTACAAAACAGGGCGGCATTACAGTACACGCTCTCTCTTTGGATAAAACCAGATGGGGCCTGCACATTCAAGATACGGGGAGTGGCATCCCTCAGGAAGCGCTTCAATTTCTATTCGACCCTTTCTGGCAGCTTGATGGCTCCACGACGCGCGAGATTAACAGAGGCGTTGGCCTGGGCTTATCGATCGTACGTCAGCGCGTGGAATTGCTCAATGGCACCATCGAAGTGACAAGCGAAGAAGGCCAAGGCACAACTTTTTCATTGACTTTACCTATCGTCAATTCTGCTCAGGAAATACCCGATGAACGCACATATGAACGTGAATCAACCACAGATATTCCTCGTTGA
- a CDS encoding M3 family oligoendopeptidase, producing MFDNLAAKLNDALDWQWGDFEPYIEDLLAREVNAETVEPWMRDWSSFSKLWGEVSSRLRVATTVDTTDEEAAQRYKNLMSNIYPKVEEKSFLLNQKLVESGLVPEGMAIPMRRIKAEIALFREENLPLFVQESDLGLAYNKVVGAQTVEWEGEERTITQMAPVFLEKDRERRKEAWLLIQNRLREDRETINDLWLQFMDLRKRIATNAGFDTYRDYIWQDKGRFDYTPEQVLQFTAAIEEVAVPAMERLNNADRDLLGLETLRPWDTDIDPQGREPLMPFDSIEAFQQRAESIFMQVDPELGQQFRTMRTENLLDLGNRKGKGPGGYCTGFPISKRPFIFQNAVGLDRDIRTLLHESGHAFHGFARYELPYAQQMQSPMEFNEVASMAMELLASPYITEDNGGFYNESDAARSRIDHLKKIISFWPYMAVVVEFQHWIYSHHDEATDPASCDAKWLELWGRFMKGVDFSGYEDFILNRWRRQLHIFRYPFYYIEYGLAQLGAVQVWANALQDQAKALQQYRDALALGATVTLPQLYEVAGGRLAFDAETLKTYIDLIEKTIGELETA from the coding sequence ATGTTTGATAACCTGGCGGCGAAGCTCAATGACGCGCTGGATTGGCAGTGGGGAGATTTTGAGCCTTATATCGAAGACCTGTTAGCGCGTGAGGTCAATGCGGAGACGGTCGAACCATGGATGCGGGATTGGTCCAGCTTTAGCAAGCTGTGGGGCGAAGTCAGCAGCCGGCTGCGCGTGGCTACAACCGTGGATACGACCGACGAAGAGGCTGCTCAGCGCTATAAAAACCTCATGTCGAACATCTACCCCAAAGTGGAAGAAAAATCGTTCCTGCTCAATCAGAAGCTTGTTGAGAGCGGCCTTGTGCCGGAAGGCATGGCGATCCCGATGCGGCGCATCAAGGCGGAAATCGCCCTCTTCCGCGAGGAAAACCTGCCTCTCTTCGTCCAGGAAAGTGACCTTGGCTTAGCCTATAACAAGGTCGTCGGTGCGCAGACAGTCGAATGGGAGGGGGAAGAACGTACCATCACACAGATGGCCCCTGTCTTCCTGGAGAAAGACCGCGAACGTCGTAAAGAAGCTTGGTTGCTCATCCAGAACCGCCTGCGGGAAGACCGCGAGACGATCAATGACCTGTGGCTGCAGTTTATGGATTTACGCAAGCGAATCGCGACCAATGCGGGGTTCGATACCTATCGCGATTATATCTGGCAGGATAAGGGCCGCTTTGATTACACTCCGGAGCAGGTTCTACAGTTCACTGCGGCGATTGAAGAGGTTGCGGTGCCTGCTATGGAGCGCCTCAATAATGCGGATCGGGACCTGCTCGGCCTGGAGACGCTGCGCCCCTGGGATACAGATATTGATCCACAAGGCCGCGAACCGCTCATGCCTTTCGACAGCATCGAGGCGTTCCAACAACGTGCTGAATCGATCTTCATGCAGGTGGACCCGGAATTAGGCCAGCAGTTCCGTACCATGCGCACGGAAAATCTGCTCGACCTCGGCAACCGTAAAGGCAAGGGGCCAGGTGGTTATTGCACTGGCTTCCCCATCAGCAAGCGGCCTTTCATCTTCCAGAACGCCGTTGGCCTGGACCGTGATATTCGCACACTACTGCATGAATCCGGCCATGCATTCCATGGCTTTGCACGCTATGAACTGCCTTATGCCCAGCAAATGCAATCGCCTATGGAATTTAACGAAGTCGCTTCTATGGCGATGGAACTGCTGGCATCACCTTATATCACCGAGGATAACGGCGGCTTTTACAACGAATCGGATGCTGCCCGCAGCCGCATTGACCATCTCAAGAAAATCATCAGCTTCTGGCCCTATATGGCCGTCGTGGTCGAGTTCCAGCATTGGATTTACAGTCATCACGATGAAGCGACAGACCCGGCCAGTTGCGATGCCAAATGGTTGGAACTATGGGGCCGCTTTATGAAGGGCGTCGATTTCAGCGGCTATGAAGATTTCATCCTCAACCGCTGGCGTCGCCAACTGCATATCTTCCGCTACCCATTCTATTACATCGAATATGGGCTGGCGCAGTTGGGCGCGGTACAGGTATGGGCCAATGCGCTCCAAGATCAGGCGAAAGCATTGCAGCAATATCGGGATGCCCTGGCATTGGGTGCGACGGTCACGCTGCCGCAGTTGTACGAAGTCGCCGGGGGCCGCCTCGCCTTCGATGCGGAGACGCTCAAGACTTATATCGACCTGATTGAGAAGACCATTGGCGAGTTAGAAACGGCCTAG
- a CDS encoding DUF3052 family protein, translated as MAEVDQTLVKQLGIAAGEVVSFLYPPQGYLDLLGDGLDEVTVMDVVDSETSELDVIQVFFTELKVLKDELSTLMAVLSEEGALWVSWPKEGGPIETDITEGDVRDFGSELNLVAENKVDIDTSWQALKFVYRH; from the coding sequence ATGGCTGAGGTAGATCAAACGCTGGTAAAACAGCTCGGTATTGCCGCTGGAGAAGTGGTGTCTTTCCTATATCCGCCGCAAGGCTATCTCGATCTGTTGGGGGATGGCCTTGATGAGGTCACAGTCATGGATGTGGTGGATAGCGAAACCAGCGAGCTGGATGTCATTCAGGTATTCTTCACAGAACTCAAGGTGCTCAAGGACGAGCTTTCGACGTTGATGGCTGTCCTTTCTGAAGAAGGTGCCTTGTGGGTAAGCTGGCCGAAAGAGGGCGGCCCTATCGAGACAGACATCACAGAAGGGGATGTGCGGGATTTTGGCTCTGAATTGAACCTGGTTGCAGAGAACAAAGTTGACATTGATACATCCTGGCAAGCGCTGAAGTTCGTCTATCGCCATTAG
- a CDS encoding response regulator — MNVNQPQIFLVEDDPTLSDIFIDVFEINGYNIAYAADGQSAIEYLQCSKPKLILLDLHLPIMSGQTLLQHIRQQKHLDHTHIVLLTADGIRARALAPQVDQVILKPVRYEVLIKLAQSLGVETA, encoded by the coding sequence ATGAACGTGAATCAACCACAGATATTCCTCGTTGAAGATGACCCAACATTGAGCGACATCTTCATCGATGTGTTTGAAATCAACGGTTATAACATCGCTTATGCAGCTGACGGACAATCAGCTATAGAGTACTTGCAGTGTAGCAAGCCGAAGTTGATTTTGCTGGATTTGCACCTGCCGATCATGTCTGGACAGACGTTGCTACAACACATCCGTCAGCAAAAACATCTGGACCACACGCATATTGTTCTGCTGACGGCTGATGGCATCCGCGCACGCGCCCTCGCCCCGCAGGTAGACCAGGTGATTCTGAAGCCTGTCAGATACGAGGTGTTAATTAAATTGGCACAGTCGCTGGGTGTTGAAACAGCCTAG